From the Conger conger chromosome 14, fConCon1.1, whole genome shotgun sequence genome, one window contains:
- the LOC133110622 gene encoding cytochrome c1, heme protein, mitochondrial: MAALRAVVSTGTGRTLLAAPKSVHTSRANMSFSSLSRGKKVGLSTLGVLAAGGAGLALALQQSVKASDLELHPPSYPWSHGGYLSSLDHASVRRGYQVYKQVCSACHSMEYLAFRNLVGVSHTEAEVKVLAEEIEVVDGPDDSGEMFTRPGKLSDYFPKPYPNGEAARVANNGALPPDLSYIVNARHGGEDYVFSLLTGYCDPPAGVEVREGLYYNPYFPGQAIGMAPPIYNEVLEYDDGTPATMSQVAKDVCTFLRWAAEPEHDQRKRMGLKLLMGTAILVPLAYYMKRHRWSVLKSRKIAYRPPK, translated from the exons ATGGCGGCCCTGCGAGCGGTGGTGTCGACCGGTACCGGGAGGACTCTTCTGGCCGCGCCGAAATCAGTCCATACTTCCCGG GCCAACATGTCGTTTTCCAGTCTGTCTCGAGGAAAGAAGGTGGGCCTGTCTACGCTGGGCGTGCtggcagcagggggcgctggtcTGGCCCTGGCGCTTCAGCAGTCCGTCAAAGCCTCTGACCTGGAGCTGCACCCCCCCTCGTACCCCTGGAGCCACGGTGGCTACCTGTCATCCCTGGACCATGCCAg CGTTCGCCGAGGGTATCAGGTGTACAAGCAGGTGTGCTCCGCCTGCCACAGCATGGAGTACCTGGCCTTCCGTAACCTGGTGGGAGTCTCGCACACAGAAGCCGAGGTCAAGGTTTTGGCCGAGGAG ATTGAGGTGGTGGATGGTCCAGATGACTCCGGAGAGATGTTCACCCGCCCAGGAAAGCTCTCGGATTACTTCCCCAAACCATACCCCAACGGCGAGGCCGCCCGCGTGGCCAACAATGGAGCCCTGCCCCCCGACCTCAGCTACATCGTCAACGCCAG GCACGGGGGGGAGGACTACGTCTTCTCCTTGTTGACGGGGTACTGTGACCCCCCCGCGGGAGTGGAGGTCCGGGAGGGACTGTATTACAACCCCTACTTCCCCGGCCAGGCCATCGGCATGGCGCCCCCCATCTACAACGAGGTCCTGGAGTACGACGACG GCACTCCGGCCACCATGAGCCAGGTGGCCAAGGATGTCTGCACCTTCCTCCGCTGGGCAGCTGAACCTGAACACGACCAACGCAAGCGCATGGGACTGAAG CTGCTAATGGGTACTGCCATCCTGGTCCCGCTTGCCTACTACATGAAGAGGCATAGATGGTCCGTGCTGAAGAGCCGCAAGATCGCCTACAGGCCACCCAAATAA